Proteins encoded together in one Vigna angularis cultivar LongXiaoDou No.4 chromosome 5, ASM1680809v1, whole genome shotgun sequence window:
- the LOC108338942 gene encoding BTB/POZ domain-containing protein At3g22104 isoform X1, translating to MEACCCNLEVDVNGEETFMVDKTVITHYSNKFARLFGKSGGATGKLKVIFHDFPGGAEGFELMLKFCYNNGTADISPSNLFLARCAAEYMEMKEPVADVSNLLELTEKSLHEINYWTWSDVLIALKQCQNLLVLDCSEMVEKCLDTIVGRLVLASEASPCPSTSSTDSSWIRFSCDSKSTESVKTSFTRLTWWFEDLLFFSPLLVAMLVKSMLARKMDHVLISKFLLYYQKAKFSTSTTEEKSKIIEMVIDMHYDMDLSCVPCKTLFGILRVTLGLNISKCSRNRLETMIGSQLDQATLDNLLVPSPYGISYLYDVNLVLRFLKAFLRRGNGSVTPIRMKKVASLIDLYTAEIAPDPCLKISKFLALATALPDSARDSYDEIYQAMDMYLEVHAQLSQEERVKICCVLNYEKLSPQACLHLSQNKKFPSKSAVQALISQQSKLKNLLHVTPSTSSYNDSPCSSNGAAQKVKKDKTSEQVVLYAGNFDLATDNEKLKAHLQGMQWRVMELEKFCRKMQVQMAKITKSKASGNSYAKSLPKLCS from the exons ATGGAAGCTTGCTGCTGCAACCTTGAAGTGGATGTAAATGGAGAAGAGACCTTCATGGTGGACAAG ACTGTTATTACACATTATTCAAACAAGTTTGCTAGATTATTTGGAAAGTCTGGTGGTGCCACAGGAAAGCTTAAAGTAATATTTCACGATTTTCCAGGAGGTGCAGAAGGTTTTGAGCTTATGTTAAAATTCTGTTACAACAATGGAACAGCTGATATAAGTCCTTCAAATTTGTTCCTTGCGCGTTGTGCTGCTGAGTACATGGAAATGAAGGAACCTGTGGCTGATGTATCTAACTTATTGGAGCTAACTGAAAAGTCACTCCACGAGATCAACTATTGGACTTGGTCAGATGTTTTGATTGCTTTGAAGCAGTGCCAGAATTTACTAGTTCTAGATTGTTCGGAGATGGTAGAAAAATGCTTGGACACTATTGTGGGGAGGCTGGTTTTGGCTAGTGAAGCAAGTCCTTGTCCATCAACTAGTTCCACAGATAGTTCTTGGATTCGGTTTTCATGTGACTCTAAGAGCACTGAGAGTGTAAAAACAAGTTTCACTCGTTTGACATGGTGGTTTGAAGATCTCCTTTTTTTCAGTCCCTTGTTAGTTGCAATGTTGGTTAAGTCAATGCTTGCGCGAAAGATGGACCATGTTTTGATCAGCAAGTTTCTTCTCTACTATCAGAAGGCTAAATTCTCCACTTCTACTACAGAAGAGAAGAGCAAGATAATAGAAATGGTCATAGATATGCATTATGATATGGATCTAAGTTGTGTTCCTTGCAAGACTTTGTTTGGGATTCTGAGGGTAACTTTAGGTTTAAATATAAGCAAATGTAGCAGGAACAGGTTGGAGACTATGATTGGTTCCCAATTGGATCAAGCAACCTTGGACAATTTGCTTGTTCCATCTCCTTATGGAATAAGCTACTTGTATGATGTGAACCTTGTTTTGAGATTTTTGAAGGCATTCTTGCGAAGAGGAAATGGTTCAGTCACTCCCATTCGGATGAAGAAAGTTGCGAGCTTAATAGATTTGTATACAGCAGAAATAGCCCCTGATCCTTGTTTGAAAATTTCCAAGTTCTTGGCTCTTGCCACAGCACTTCCAGATTCTGCAAGAGATTCTTATGATGAGATCTACCAAGCAATGGACATGTATCTTGAG GTACATGCTCAATTGTCACAGGAAGAACGAGTGAAGATATGCTGTGTTTTAAACTATGAGAAGCTTTCACCTCAAGCTTGCCTACACCTATCTCAGAACAAAAAATTTCCTTCAAAATCTGCAGTTCAGGCTCTTATCTCTCAACAATCTAAGCTAAAAAATTTACTCCATGTTACTCCCAGTACAAGTTCATACAACGATTCACCTTGCAGCTCCAACGGGGCTGCTCAAAAGGTAAAGAAAGATAAAACCAGTGAACAGGTTGTGTTGTATGCTGGCAATTTTGATCTTGCTACAGATAATGAGAAACTCAAAGCACATTTACAAGGAATGCAGTGGAGGGTCATGGAATTAGAGAAATTCTGTAGGAAAATGCAAGTCCAAATGGCAAAGATCACAAAATCAAAAGCATCAGGCAATAGTTATGCAAAATCTTTGCCAAAGCTATGCTCATGA
- the LOC108338942 gene encoding BTB/POZ domain-containing protein At3g22104 isoform X2, with translation MLKFCYNNGTADISPSNLFLARCAAEYMEMKEPVADVSNLLELTEKSLHEINYWTWSDVLIALKQCQNLLVLDCSEMVEKCLDTIVGRLVLASEASPCPSTSSTDSSWIRFSCDSKSTESVKTSFTRLTWWFEDLLFFSPLLVAMLVKSMLARKMDHVLISKFLLYYQKAKFSTSTTEEKSKIIEMVIDMHYDMDLSCVPCKTLFGILRVTLGLNISKCSRNRLETMIGSQLDQATLDNLLVPSPYGISYLYDVNLVLRFLKAFLRRGNGSVTPIRMKKVASLIDLYTAEIAPDPCLKISKFLALATALPDSARDSYDEIYQAMDMYLEVHAQLSQEERVKICCVLNYEKLSPQACLHLSQNKKFPSKSAVQALISQQSKLKNLLHVTPSTSSYNDSPCSSNGAAQKVKKDKTSEQVVLYAGNFDLATDNEKLKAHLQGMQWRVMELEKFCRKMQVQMAKITKSKASGNSYAKSLPKLCS, from the exons ATGTTAAAATTCTGTTACAACAATGGAACAGCTGATATAAGTCCTTCAAATTTGTTCCTTGCGCGTTGTGCTGCTGAGTACATGGAAATGAAGGAACCTGTGGCTGATGTATCTAACTTATTGGAGCTAACTGAAAAGTCACTCCACGAGATCAACTATTGGACTTGGTCAGATGTTTTGATTGCTTTGAAGCAGTGCCAGAATTTACTAGTTCTAGATTGTTCGGAGATGGTAGAAAAATGCTTGGACACTATTGTGGGGAGGCTGGTTTTGGCTAGTGAAGCAAGTCCTTGTCCATCAACTAGTTCCACAGATAGTTCTTGGATTCGGTTTTCATGTGACTCTAAGAGCACTGAGAGTGTAAAAACAAGTTTCACTCGTTTGACATGGTGGTTTGAAGATCTCCTTTTTTTCAGTCCCTTGTTAGTTGCAATGTTGGTTAAGTCAATGCTTGCGCGAAAGATGGACCATGTTTTGATCAGCAAGTTTCTTCTCTACTATCAGAAGGCTAAATTCTCCACTTCTACTACAGAAGAGAAGAGCAAGATAATAGAAATGGTCATAGATATGCATTATGATATGGATCTAAGTTGTGTTCCTTGCAAGACTTTGTTTGGGATTCTGAGGGTAACTTTAGGTTTAAATATAAGCAAATGTAGCAGGAACAGGTTGGAGACTATGATTGGTTCCCAATTGGATCAAGCAACCTTGGACAATTTGCTTGTTCCATCTCCTTATGGAATAAGCTACTTGTATGATGTGAACCTTGTTTTGAGATTTTTGAAGGCATTCTTGCGAAGAGGAAATGGTTCAGTCACTCCCATTCGGATGAAGAAAGTTGCGAGCTTAATAGATTTGTATACAGCAGAAATAGCCCCTGATCCTTGTTTGAAAATTTCCAAGTTCTTGGCTCTTGCCACAGCACTTCCAGATTCTGCAAGAGATTCTTATGATGAGATCTACCAAGCAATGGACATGTATCTTGAG GTACATGCTCAATTGTCACAGGAAGAACGAGTGAAGATATGCTGTGTTTTAAACTATGAGAAGCTTTCACCTCAAGCTTGCCTACACCTATCTCAGAACAAAAAATTTCCTTCAAAATCTGCAGTTCAGGCTCTTATCTCTCAACAATCTAAGCTAAAAAATTTACTCCATGTTACTCCCAGTACAAGTTCATACAACGATTCACCTTGCAGCTCCAACGGGGCTGCTCAAAAGGTAAAGAAAGATAAAACCAGTGAACAGGTTGTGTTGTATGCTGGCAATTTTGATCTTGCTACAGATAATGAGAAACTCAAAGCACATTTACAAGGAATGCAGTGGAGGGTCATGGAATTAGAGAAATTCTGTAGGAAAATGCAAGTCCAAATGGCAAAGATCACAAAATCAAAAGCATCAGGCAATAGTTATGCAAAATCTTTGCCAAAGCTATGCTCATGA
- the LOC128196467 gene encoding uncharacterized protein LOC128196467 isoform X1, whose translation MNERRMSEEYDKGVSQFLQYVEQNAKSVNGTYFCPCVRCLNQIRQDLGNVRDHLFMYGIMRTYTVWTWHGEVLEQPTTSRGTNYVEEWMSDHLEDMIRDVGEDNFGRANLYDTLINDSEQPLFPGCSNFTRLSSTLKLFSLKARNGWTDKSFTELLELLKEMLPENNTLPIRNYEAKKILCPMGLEYQKIHACPNDCVLYTKEFASLNYCPTCGLSRFKKKSDRVTGNEGNDGAPAKVMWYLPIIPRFKRMFSVKEDAKNLKWHSDERKCDNLLRHPADSPQWKKIDDKFPEFGADPRNLRLALATDGMNPYGNLSSKHSSWPVMLMIYNLSPSLCMKRKYVMLTMMISGPRQPGNDIDVYLAPLIDDLKLLWEEGIDVFDSHVQEQFRLRAMLFCTINDFPAYGNLSGYSVKGHFACPICEENTSYLQLKHGQKTVYTRHRKFLPRNHPYRRLKKAFNGSAEDEVVCRPRNGQEVYNEVKNIDIVFGKHHKSTSAKTIWKKRSIFFKLPYWCELDVRHFYYYSFLN comes from the exons ATGAACGAACGTCGCATGAGTGAAGAATATGACAAGGGTGTTTCgcagttcttgcaatacgttgaacaaaatgctaagtctgtcaacgggacatatttttgtccttgtgtgcgttgtcttaatcaaatacgccaagacttaggcaatgtgcgtgaccatctattcatgtacggcataatgaggacttataccgtttggacttggcatggagaagtacttgagcagcctaccacgtcacgaggaacaaattatgtggaagaatggatgagtgaccatttagaggacatgatacgtgatgtcggtgaagataattttggaagggctaatttgtatgatactcttattaatgattcagagcaaccgttgttcccaggatgctcaaACTTTACACGCttgtcttcaactttaaagttgtttagtttaaaagcaaggaatggatggaccgataaaagtttcaccgagttgttggagttgttgaaggagatgcttccagaaaataatactctacctattcgtaattacgaggccaaaaaaattttatgtccaatgggtcttgaatatcaaaagatacatgcttgtcctaatgattgtgttttgtacacaaaggagtttgcttcgttaaactattgtccaacatgtggtttatcccgttttaaaaagaaatctgacagagtcactggtaatgaaggtaatgatggtgcacctgctaaggtgatgtggtatttgcctataatacctaggttcaaacgtatgttctctgttaaagaagatgcaaagaaccttaaatggcactctgacgaaagaaagtgcgataatcttcttcgacaccctgctgattctccacaatggaaaaagattgatgacaaattccctgaatttggtgcagatccaagaaacttaaggcttgcacttgcaactgatggtatgaatccttatggaaacttaagtagcaaacacagttcgtggccagttatgttgatgatttacaatctttctccttctttgtgcatgaagagaaaatatgtgatgttgaccatgatgatatcgggtcctagacaacctggaaatgacattgatgtttacttagcacctttaattgatgatttgaaattgttgtgggaagaaggcatcgacgtgtttgattcacatgttcaggaacagttccgtttgcgtgcaatgttgttttgcactataaatgatttcccagcatatggaaacttgagcggttatagtgttaaaggtcattttgcatgtcccatatgtgaagaaaacactagttaccttcagttgaagcatggtcagaagacagtatatacaagacatcgaaaatttcttcctcgtaatcatccttatcgtagattgaaaaaagcatttaatggaagtgctgaggatgaggttgtgtgcagaccccggaatggtcaagaggtgtacaacgaagtcaaaaacattgacattgtgtttggaaaacatcataaaagtacctctgcaaagaccatttggaagaaacgatcgatattttttaagcttccatattggtgtgaacttgatgttagacatt tttattattatagtttccttaattag
- the LOC128196468 gene encoding uncharacterized protein LOC128196468 — protein MSEKWHLNEHVKTFLGWFKKKVYGTPHVSETLLRLSRGPNTEVITYGGYYINNISFQTKVEDDKSRVQNSGVTLQAESVHFASSKDKNPITASISYFGIIQEIWEVDYVTFRVPVFKCKWVDINSGVMMDDLGFTLVDLNKMNYTDEPFIMASQARQIFYISDPSNNKWSVVLEGRNMHGHDDDDSLDILETTSVACRPTEDPVDDVADVMQAIRSDHNEGIWEKTIN, from the coding sequence atgagtgaaaaatggcatcttaatgaacatgtgaaaaccttcttgggatggtttaagaaaaaggtgtatgggactccacatgtttctgaaactttattgaggttatctcgtggaCCGAACACAGaggtcattacatatggtgggtactatataaacaatatttcttttcagacaaaggtagaagatgacaaaagcagagttcaaaatagtggcgtcacactacaagctgagtctgtgcactttgctagttctaaagacaaaaatccaatcacagcatccatcagttattttggaataatacaagaaatatgggaagttgattacgttACTTTTAGAGtaccagttttcaagtgtaaatgggttgatataaattctggtgtcatgatggatgaccttggtttcacattggtagacttgaacaagatgaattacactgatgaaccatttatcatggctagtcaagcaagacaaatattctacataAGTGATCCATCGAATaacaaatggtcagtggttttagaaggtagaaacatgcatggacatgatgatgacgattctcttgatatacttgagacaacatctgttgcatgtagacccactgaagacccagttgatgacgttgccgatgtAATGCaagcaattcgtagtgatcacaacgaaggcatttgggaaaaaacaattaattaa
- the LOC128196467 gene encoding uncharacterized protein LOC128196467 isoform X2, translating into MSQETLRQMDLQWEERLNQSMRSMEQRFMEQLQEQKQIQRALEEKLHSMTQGHMGADETPTAPRVSTRGSCSAVEPNEYSGQYELLVDGDPPRIVAVGRVLEGGETIHGVAILPQHVRVTIDEVRDPQAQVPVPTPEINFVGEAIGTFIAWPRALIMSHIATPQFTRPQKQPIHDTVIHEDDDMAEAEDDPISKLVTKLPRLKKASLQLYWDLRVFGLPPHVPVYITFSDALEVIEGDRMLNISIIQLWCMYMDTIVVDQGRSSMYGFVEPQTIQPSGNTLQNRQHYLQTWMDESKRDIYLVPYIDGYVFLYVVSLLL; encoded by the exons atgagtcaggagacactgaggcagatggatcttcagtgggaggaaagactcaaccaaagcatgagatcaatggagcaacgattcatggagcagctacaagaacaaaaacaaatacaaagagcgcttgaagaaaagctgcattccatgacgcaaggcCACATGGGGGCCGATGAAACTCCCACAGcacctcgtgtcagcactagaggatcatgctctgctgtagaacccaatgagtatagcggtcaatatgagctgttggttgatggggatcccccacgcattgtggctgtcggacgagtgcttgagggaggggagaccattcatggtgttgccatattaccccagcacgtgcgtgtgaccattgacgaggttcgggatccccaggctcaggtgcctgtacccactccagaaattaactttgtgggggaggccataggaacatttattgcctggcctagagcattgatcatgtcccacatcgcgactccacag ttcacacgtcctcagaagcagccaattcatgatacagtcatacatgaagatgatgacatggctgaagcagaGGATGATCCTATATCAAAGTTAGTGACAAAATTACCCAGATTGAAGAAAGCATCATTAcaactatactgggatttgagggtatttggtcttcccccacatgtgccagtttatatcacattttctgatgcattggaggtgattgagggagacaggatgttgaatatttccatcattcagttgtggtgcat gtacatggacacaatcgttgtagaccaaggtcggtcttccatgtacggatttgttgaacctcagaccattcaaccgtctggtaacacacttcaaaacagacaacattatttgcaaacatggatggatgagtccaAAAGAGacatataccttgtgccatacattgacgGGTACGTGTTTTTATATGTGgtcagtttattattatag